One genomic region from Entelurus aequoreus isolate RoL-2023_Sb linkage group LG14, RoL_Eaeq_v1.1, whole genome shotgun sequence encodes:
- the acin1a gene encoding apoptotic chromatin condensation inducer in the nucleus isoform X3 — translation MADLEDVTLDGKPLQSLRVADLKAALEERGLSKSGHKNALVKRLKGALMLENLQKTSTAQVGLQPNSQIGEEMSQNSFIKQYLAKQQELLRQRLEREAREASETNEQEDHIEVNNSTLSPAQAQDATQASDLQKSPRPSDGDSPFAAVNEGGANSNQEAHMSPSPASGSVPGGDHQPDKRAAASDFLADSDDDDSEDGDDDGDDEDWDSNIRRRTPRQPARGPSTRERCGASCQPQQQHIPSLLSPQLRQPTPPPSPPPELSFPLPDTPKQSPPSPDVAPARRSPSSSSSGSSSSDSRSSSPEPHRGGHVERKPGPLTLLARKMESEGAFSGASWHGGNGEGGRKDSISPLATSFSGTEHTGGLTSANTHTDSMPGSTEPGILNQSIGGAHSAQSPVSGLKASAVKERDSELEALELERARLRTQEEEQAKEEERKRALEKEEEEKALLLEKKLALEKERQEREEALAKEQEEARERALELERQRALERERLQQKEKEKKEREMEKARVKALERERVEREKALEKERLEREKALEAERKEKERLEKEKLLEQERLERERLEKERIEKEKALERERLEREEALERERLEREKALELERLEQERLEKEKALEQERLEKEKALEQERLEKEKALEQERLEKEREKALEQERLEKERAKALEQERLEKERAKALEQERLEKERAKALEQERLEKERAKALEQERLEKEREKALEQERLEREKALEQERLEKERQKALEQERLEKEREKALEQERLEKERVKALEQERLEREKALEQERLEKERLEKEREKALEQERLEREKALEQERLEKEREKALEQERLEKERAKALEQERLEKEREKALEQERLEREKALEQERLEKEREKALEQERLEKEREKALEQERLEREKALELERLEKEKALELERLEKEKALEKERLEREKALEQKRLEKERAKALEQERLEKEREKALEQERLEREKALQQKRLEKEREKALEKERLEKEKALELERLERGRALEQERLERERTLEQERLERERVLKQEQLEKEKALELERLERERALEQKRLERERTEQERLERERVLKQEQLEKEEALAREKALEQERLEKEKALECQRLEREKSLEQERLEQERKERVRIQTLASDKAEEQRRLAFEAGGNKNSGLDSSLDNVRTEEAITVGRVCEEDSLKKKITKELDTEVPPSKCGRELGLTPPTAPLSTGPGQKTEAGDQEDANAPMSPTSLSSSKSSFRKFRFSRDSPMRPPSSTPSVVLKRPRTFSDTPPVSSSPGQQKEGHQTSAVPNVGAKPLRPVGSQSEEVPDVNKNSSKESFSSQVSKDIAKDASVMQEESATEKAKDAGKRDKGPSKPADATQWQERDGKRENKKNRKRSSSDSSSSDSDSGSSSSRSSSSSSSSPEKSSISRSRRGKKPEGSVTAVPQDDSIKEISKPSPYKTSTADNGASQAKKPFLESTPREERKRNASEGLEEKDEQRKGIDSAMADSEKVPETSEETPKAFTARKISIGNSKTSPGRGSTDTDPESGTGRKRRWGSSTVVTVKKPSISITTDSLKSLIPDIKPCTGLDAVVDLYPEEVVLSGAEEEDPERSEQDLQIRRTVTQDISLSKPKVVPSDSQENGQREAKRSRCEEVEVNDVQGDATHEDKTSVPEIMGNQSPPQPSQDVELSAVTTGETLIRRSISQQKTGVSITIDDPVRTNRQPSPPRGKVSNIVHVNNLVRPFTLGQLKELLGRTGTLLEQGFWIDKIKSHCYVTYSSSEEAVATREALHGVKWPQSNPKVLNVDFCQQDELDFHKALGTADKPAAEEQWLGSTRCLATGLPSLLPGRDQWAEREREMERREKARAQREWDRDKVREFGKGDDKEAGPRRSRSREKRRKERAKSKEKKTEKKEKAAEEPPAKLLDDLFRKTKAAPCIYWLPLTDQQSVAREAARAERMKEREKRMKQQQEEKEKKREEERKERIKGGGGVAAGERSEGEKDKERERDRGKERERENDKRRDGCRRPGASGESAGRRSRSRSDPRDRRR, via the exons GCTCTCATGCTGGAGAATCTGCAGAAGACCTCCACTGCTCAGGTTGGACTGCAACCAAACTCTCAG ATTGGTGAGGAAATGAGCCAAAATAGCTTCATCAAGCAGTATCTAGCTAAACAGCAGGAGCTTTTGAGGCAGCGGCTCGAGAGAGAGGCTCGTGAAGCCTCTGAAACTAACG AGCAAGAGGACCACATAGAAGTAAATAACAGCACCCTAAGCCCTGCTCAAGCCCAG GATGCAACCCAAGCCTCTGACCTTCAGAAGTCACCACGCCCTTCTGACGGAGACAGCCCTTTTGCCGCAGTAAATGAGGGAGGAGCTAACAGCAACCAGGAAGCTCACATGTCTCCTTCTCCTGCATCTGGCTCAGTCCCCGGCGGTGACCACCAGCCAGACAAGAGGGCTGCGGCCAGCGACTTCTTGGCCGACAGTGACGATGACGACAGTGAGGATGGCGACGACGACGGTGACGACGAAGACTGGGACAGCAACATCCGAAGGAGAACGCCGAGACAGCCGGCCAGAGGGCCCTCAACTCGGGAGAGGTGTGGAGCATCTTGTCAGCCTCAGCAGCAGCACATCCCCTCCCTTTTGTCTCCTCAACTCCGTCAGCCAACCCCTCCCCCGTCCCCACCTCCAGAGTTGTCATTCCCCTTACCCGACACCCCCAAACAGAGCCCGCCGAGTCCGGATGTAGCCCCAGCGAGGCGCTCGCCCAGCAGCTCCAGCTCTGGCTCCTCAAGCAGCGATAGCCGCAGTAGCAGTCCAGAACCACACCGAGGTGGACACGTGGAGCGCAAACCTGGTCCGTTAACCCTTCTGGCACGTAAAATGGAATCGGAGGGCGCTTTCTCTGGAGCCAGTTGGCACGGTGGAAATGGGGAAGGTGGCAGGAAGGACAGCATTTCACCATTGGCCACATCATTTTCTGGCACAGAGCACACTGGAGGTCTCACATCTGCCAACACTCACACGGACTCTATGCCTGGTTCTACGGAACCAGGCATCCTCAACCAGAGCATTGGCGGAGCCCATTCAGCCCAAAGTCCTGTGAGTGGGCTCAAGGCTTCCGCAGTGAAAGAGCGGGATTCTGAACTAGAGGCTCTTGAGTTGGAAAGAGCGAGGTTAAGAACACAAGAGGAAGAGCAAGCAAAAGAGGAAGAGCGAAAGAGAGCTCTtgaaaaagaggaagaagaaaaagcTTTGCTGTTGGAGAAAAAACTTGCATTGGAAAAGGAGAGGCAGGAGAGAGAAGAAGCTTTGGCCAAAGAGCAGGAAGAGGCCAGAGAGAGAGCTCTAGAGCTGGAGAGGCAAAGGGCCTTGGAGCGAGAACGTCTCCAGCAGAAGGAGAaggaaaagaaagagagagaaatgGAGAAGGCAAGAGTCAAGGCCTTGGAACGGGAACGAGTGGAACGAGAAAAGGCTCTTGAGAAAGAAAGGTTAGAAAGAGAAAAAGCTTTGGAAGCGGAAAGGAAAGAAAAGGAGCGGCTTGAGAAAGAGAAACTATTGGAGCAGGAACGGTTGGAAAGGGAGAGACTAGAGAAAGAGCGAATAGAAAAGGAAAAAGCCTTGGAGAGAGAGAGACTCGAGAGGGAGGAAGcgttagagagagagagactcgAGAGGGAGAAAGCCCTCGAGCTTGAGCGGTTAGAGCAAGAGCGTCTAGAAAAAGAGAAAGCCTTAGAGCAAGAGCGACTAGAAAAAGAGAAAGC CTTAGAGCAAGAGCGACTAGAAAAAGAGAAAGCCTTAGAGCAAGAGCGACTAGAAAAAGAGAGGGAGAAAGCTTTAGAGCAAGAGCGACTAGAAAAAGAGAGGGCGAAAGCATTAGAGCAAGAGCGACTAGAAAAAGAGAGGGCGAAAGCATTAGAACAAGAGCGACTAGAAAAAGAGAGGGCGAAAGCATTAGAACAAGAGCGACTAGAAAAAGAGAGGGCGAAAGCATTAGAACAAGAGCGACTAGAAAAAGAGAGGGAGAAAGCCTTAGAGCAAGAGCGACTGGAGAGGGAGAAAGCCTTAGAGCAAGAGCGACTAGAAAAAGAGAGACAGAAAGCATTAGAGCAAGAGCGACTAGAAAAAGAGAGGGAGAAAGCATTAGAGCAAGAGCGATTAGAAAAAGAGAGGGTGAAAGCATTAGAGCAAGAGCGACTAGAGAGGGAGAAAGCTTTAGAGCAAGAGCGATTAGAAAAAGAGCGACTAGAAAAAGAGAGGGAGAAAGCCTTAGAGCAAGAGCGACTTGAGAGGGAGAAAGCCTTAGAGCAAGAGCGACTAGAAAAAGAGAGGGAGAAAGCATTAGAGCAAGAGCGACTAGAAAAAGAGAGGGCGAAAGCCTTAGAGCAAGAGCGACTAGAAAAAGAGAGGGAGAAAGCTTTAGAGCAAGAGCGACTAGAGAGGGAGAAAGCCTTAGAGCAAGAGCGACTAGAAAAAGAGAGGGAGAAAGCATTAGAGCAAGAGCGACTAGAAAAAGAGAGGGAGAAAGCCTTAGAGCAAGAGCGACTAGAGAGGGAGAAAGCCTTAGAGCTAGAGCGACTAGAAAAAGAGAAAGCCTTAGAACTTGAGCGACtagaaaaagaaaaagccttaGAGAAAGAGCGATTAGAGAGGGAGAAAGCTTTAGAGCAAAAGCGACTAGAAAAAGAGAGGGCGAAAGCCTTAGAGCAAGAGCGACTAGAGAAAGAGAGGGAGAAAGCTTTAGAGCAAGAGCGACTAGAGAGGGAGAAAGCTTTACAGCAAAAGCGACTAGAAAAAGAGAGGGAGAAAGCTTTAGAAAAAGAGCGACTGGAAAAAGAGAAAGCCTTAGAGCTTGAACGACTAGAACGGGGGAGAGCCTTAGAGCAAGAGCGACTAGAGAGGGAGAGGACATTAGAGCAGGAGAGACTAGAGAGGGAGAGAGTCTTAAAGCAAGAGCAACTAGAAAAAGAGAAAGCCTTAGAGCTTGAACGACTAGAACGGGAGAGAGCCTTAGAGCAAAAGCGACTAGAGAGGGAGAGGACAGAGCAGGAGAGACTAGAGAGGGAGAGAGTCTTAAAGCAAGAGCAACTAGAAAAAGAGGAAGCCTTAGCGCGCGAGAAAGCCTTAGAACAAGAACGACTAGAAAAAGAGAAAGCCTTAGAGTGTCAGCGACTGGAGAGGGAGAAATCTTTAGAGCAGGAGCGACTAGAACAAGAAAGAAAAGAGCGAGTGAGAATTCAGACGTTAGCGAGCGACAAAGCAGAAGAGCAGAGGAGGTTAGCGTTTGAGGCCGGGGGAAATAAAAACTCAGGGCTAGATTCTAGTCTTGATAACGTGAGGACAGAGGAGGCCATAACAGTGGGAAGGGTTTGTGAAGAGGATAGTTTGAAGAAGAAAATAACCAAAGAGTTAGACACTGAAGTCCCTCCATCTAAATGTGGCAGAGAGCTTGGTCTTACCCCTCCCACTGCTCCCCTTTCCACAGGACCAGGTCAAAAAACAGAGGCAGGGGACCAGGAAGATGCCAATGCTCCAATGTCACCAACGTCACTGTCATCTTCCAAGTCATCGTTCAGGAAGTTCCGGTTCTCAAGGGACTCTCCAATGCGACCCCCGTCTTCTACCCCTTCCGTGGTTCTCAAGCGTCCCCGTACCTTCTCTGATACCCCCCCTGTCTCCTCCAGTCCTGGACAACAGAAGGAAGGACATCAAACGTCTGCTGTACCGAATGTTGGTGCCAAACCACTGCGTCCAGTAGGCAGCCAGTCTGAGGAAGTCCCTGATGTAAACAAGAACAGTTCCAAAGAAAGTTTCTCAAGTCAGGTATCAAAGGACATTGCTAAGGACGCTTCCGTGATGCAGGAGGAATCAGCCACAGAGAAAGCAAAAGATGCTGGTAAAAGGGACAAAGGTCCTTCAAAGCCAGCCGATGCTACACAGTGGCAGGAAAGAGATGGAAAGAGGGAGAACAAGAAAAACAGAAAACGTTCATCCTCTGACTCCTCCTCTTCTGACTCGGATTCTGGGTCGTCGTCATCTCGGTCTTcttcctcatcctcctcatcTCCTGAGAAATCATCCATTTCAAGAAGTAGAAGG GGGAAAAAACCTGAAGGAAGTGTGACTGCTGTGCCTCAAGATGATAGTATAAAAGAAATCTCAAAGCCCTCCCCTTACAAGACTAGCACAGCTGATAATGGAGCTAGTCAGGCCAAG AAACCATTCCTTGAATCGACACCCAGAGAAGAGAGGAAGAGGAACGCCAGCGAAGGATTGGAGGAAAAAGACGAACAAAG GAAGGGGATTGACTCTGCAATGGCAGATTCAGAAAAGGTTCCAGAGACCAGCGAGGAG ACACCCAAAGCCTTCACAGCTCGGAAGATCTCTATTGGCA ACAGCAAGACTTCTCCAGGTAGAGGCAGCACAGACACCGATCCAGAGTCTGGGACTGGTCGCAAGAGAAGGTGGGGTTCCAGCACCGTGGTCACGGTGAAGAAACCTTCCATTAGCATCACCACGGACTCATTGAAG TCTTTGATCCCAGACATCAAGCCATGTACAGGCCTGGATGCTGTGGTAGACCTGTATCCTGAGGAGGTTGTCCTGTCTGGCGCCGAAGAAGAAGATCCAGAGCGCTCGGAGCAGGACCTTCAGATCAGACGCACTGTCACACAA GACATTTCTTTGTCAAAACCGAAGGTGGTGCCATCCGACAGCCAAGAAAATGGACAAAGGGAGGCAAAGAGGAGCAGATGTGAAGAGGTGGAGGTTAATGACGTACAGGGAGACGCAACTCATGAAGACAAAACCTCGGTTCCTGAAATCATGGGGAATCAATCACCACCCCAACCCAGCCAAGATGTAGAACTCAGCGCTG TGACCACGGGCGAAACCCTGATCCGGCGCTCTATCAGCCAGCAGAAAACGGGTGTTTCCATCACCATTGACGACCCTGTACGCACAAACCGACAGCCTTCTCCTCCACGCGGCAAAGTTTCCAACATCGTTCATGTCAACAACCTG GTGAGGCCGTTCACGCTGGGCCAGCTGAAGGAACTGCTGGGCAGAACTGGCACGTTGTTGGAGCAGGGCTTCTGGATCGACAAGATCAAGTCCCACTGTTACGTCACT TACTCCAGCTCAGAGGAGGCGGTCGCCACGCGGGAAGCTCTTCACGGCGTCAAGTGGCCTCAGAGCAACCCGAAAGTTCTCAACGTCGACTTCTGCCAGCAGGATGAG CTGGACTTCCACAAAGCCCTGGGCACGGCGGACAAGCCCGCCGCCGAGGAGCAGTGGCTCGGTTCCACCCGTTGCCTAGCGACCGGCCTGCCGTCCCTCCTCCCTGGCCGAGACCAGTGGGCGGAGCGGGAGCGGGAAATGGAGCGGCGGGAGAAGGCCCGAGCGCAGCGGGAGTGGGACCGCGACAAGGTCCGGGAGTTTGGGAAGGGAGACGACAAGGAGGCGGGGCCCCGGAGGTCGCGCTCGAGAGAGAAGCGACGCAAGGAGCGCGCCAAGAGCAAGGAGAAGAAGACTGAGAAGAAAG AGAAAGCAGCTGAGGAACCTCCGGCGAAGCTTCTGGATGACCTGTTTAGGAAAACTAAAGCGGCTCCTTGCATTTACTGGCTGCCACTGACCGACCAGCAG TCCGTGGCGAGGGAAGCTGCCAGGGCCGAGCGCATGAAGGAGCGGGAGAAACGGATGAAGCAGCagcaggaggagaaggagaagaaaaggGAGGAAGAGCGCAAGGAGAGAATTAAAGGCGGCGGCGGCGTGGCGGCGGGAGAACGGAGCGAGGGCGAGAAGGACAAAGAGAGAGAGCGGGACAGAGGTAAAGAGAGGGAGCGGGAGAACGACAAACGCAGGGATGGCTGCCGCAGGCCGGGGGCGAGCGGGGAGAGCGCCGGCAGACGCTCTCGGAGTCGCAGCGACCCGCGGGATAGGCGGCGCTAG